A section of the Phaseolus vulgaris cultivar G19833 chromosome 8, P. vulgaris v2.0, whole genome shotgun sequence genome encodes:
- the LOC137825136 gene encoding uncharacterized protein yields MVRWAVELSKFDIQYEPRGSIKGQVYADFVAELSPGGDLQEVEAGAQWMLSVDDYSNQQESGAGIILEGPNGVLIEQALRFAFKASNNQAEYEALIVGMLLAKEMGAQSLLAKSDSQLVTRQVTGGYQAKDTQMAAYLRYVEVLKRAFAAFELVHVPREQNSRADLLAKLASSGKGGKQRTVIQETLKTSRKFVADNRVDVLHVSTTRGKPRSHRSLSQETVRVPCISTYVASPDEERSVQVCALEEGDTWMTPYRRYLADGILQTEPEEGKKTKRNVAKYTLVDGILFRHGFTHPILTCVSGDKCTRIMAELHEDEISDRWHRIFHQVDRGRASGTDHRPQGTTLCLENIICRFGVPRRLISDNGTQFASQQLGKLCTEVGINKVFASVEHPQTNGQVKSANRVLLRGLKRRLEKAKRARAEEVSRIVWAYHTMPQSSTMETPFSLVYGSDAMIPVEIHESSPRFLGFVAEESNEERRVNLDLIDEAREEAKIKAEAVKRRVERQYSSKVKLRQF; encoded by the exons atggtacgctgggcagtggaattGTCAAAatttgacatccagtacgagccccggGGATCCATCAAAGGCCAGGTCTATGCTGactttgtagcagaactttcacCAGGAGGGGATCTTCAAGAGGTGGAAGCAGGGGcacagtggatgctctcagtAGATGATTATTCCAACCAGCAAGAGAGCGGCGCTGGAATAATCCTGGAGGGACCTAATGGGGTGTTAATCGAACAAGCtttgcgcttcgccttcaaggcaagcaacaaccaggcggagtacgaggcaTTGATTGTCGGGATGCttttggctaaagaaatgggtgctCAAAGCCTCTTGGCAAAAAGTGACTCACAATTAGTCACAAGACAAGTAACAGGGGGGTACCAAGCGAAGGACACACAAATGGCTGCGTATCTGAGGTACGTCGAGGTATTGAAAAGAGCCTTCGCtgcgtttgagctggtgcatgtccccaGGGAACAAAATTCCAGAGCTGACCtacttgccaagctggccagctcaggcaaggggggaaagcAGAGGACCGTAATACAAGAGACTCTCAAGACGTCGCGAAAGTTCGTTGCAGACAACAGGGTAGACGTCCTTCACGTTAGTACAACGAGAGGAAaaccaaggagtcatcgctcgTTGAGTCAAGAGACAGTGAGGGTACCTTGCATCAGTACTTATGTAGCCTCGCCAGATGAAGAAAGGAGTGTACAGGTATGCGCTTTGGAGGAAGGTGACACTTGGATGACCCCTTACagacgatacctggcggatgggatCCTCCAAACAGAGCCAGAGGAGGGCAAGAAGACTAAGAGGAACGTCGCCAAGTACACCTTAGTGGATGGGATATTGTTCAGGCATGGGTTTACGCACCCTATCTTgacgtgcgtaagcggcgacaagtgcaccaggataatggccgAACTtcacgaag ATGAAATATCTGATCGTTGGcatcgaatatttcaccaagtggatagaggcagagccagtggcacagatcaccgcccacaaggtacaacactttgtttggaaaacaTTATATGTCGTTTTGGGGTGCCAAGGCGTCTCATttcagacaatggcacccagttcgcgaGCCAGCAGTTGGGAAAATTGTGtacagaagtaggaatcaaTAAGGTGTTCgcgtcagtcgaacacccccagacgaacgggCAGGTCAaatcagcaaacagagttttgttgaGAGGATTGAAGCGCAGATTAGAGAAGGCTAAAAGGGCAAGGGCAGAAGAGGTgtcaaggattgtatgggcttaCCATACCATGCCTCAatcctccaccatggagacacccttcagcttagtgtatggatcggacgccatgatcccagtagagatccacgAAAGCTCGCCTCGTTTCCTGGGTTTTGTGgcggaagaatccaacgaagaaaggagggtgaacctggacctgatAGACGAGGCTAGGGAAGAAGCAAAAATTAAGGCcgaggccgtgaagagaagagtggagcgtcagTACAGCTCCAAAGTGAAGCTGCGACAATTCTAG
- the LOC137825137 gene encoding uncharacterized protein — MAASKVEQDRIRADLAAFQARNDELHRTNEELHRGWRGGDEPEAASPPREFTTPFSQAILETAIPSTFTGPKVTFAGVKDPEAHLTAFHTQMLLVGSSNAARCKLFMSTLTGMAMDWFISLPEGHITSFAQLSRLFREQYLANRAPTPVSYDLFDVKQFQGETLKEYISRFGAQVVKVGTTDEPMIVYAFRKGVRPGSFGKSLNCKLPKTFAEVRRRVLEHIASEGEAYEKCIPTAPARLRAQIRTQPARVHEATTERRNPDRKRTYEARRTPPRARAEGRREGSRPLRHNFVVELKDLIVVPNIADRLRPPAKSDKILGPHKESWCEFHEAFGHHINNCLALGYQLDELLKSGFLKDYLVGSPTTEATAVQEEGQAHEMLVHGEVHTISG; from the coding sequence ATGGCGGCCTCGAAGGTAGAACAGGATCGCATTCGAGCGGATCTTGCAGCCTTTCAAGCAAGAAACGACGAACTCCATCGTACCAACGAGGAGTTGCACCGTGGGTGGCGCGGCGGAGATGAACCTGAGGCCGCATCCCCACCTAGGGAGTTCACAACACCATTCTCGCAGGCAATCCTGGAGACGGCGATACCCAGCACGTTTACAGGGCCCAAGGTGACCTTCGCAGGGGTgaaggatcctgaggcacacctcacagcgttccacacgcagatgttGCTGGTAGGCAGTTCTAACGCCGCAAGgtgcaagcttttcatgagcacGCTGACGGgaatggctatggattggttcatcagccttccagagggccacatcacgtctttcgccCAGCTCTCGCGGCTGTTCAGAGAACAATATTTAGCCAACAGAGCCCCAACCCCAGTTTCGTACGACCTTTTCGACGTGAAACAATTCCAAGGTGAGaccctgaaggaatacataagccgctttggAGCCCAAgtggtgaaggtgggtaccacCGATGAACCCATGATTGTATACGCATTCAGGAAGGGGGTGCGACCCGGGTCTTTTGGTAAGTCGCTTAACTGCAAGCTTCCCAAGACCTTTGCTGAAGTGAGGCGACGAGTGTTGGAGCACATTGCCTCAGAGGGCGAGGCATATGAGAAGTGCATACCTACTGCACCTGCTCGACTAAGGGCGCAGATACGCACACAACCCGCTAGGGTCCACGAAGCTACCACAGAGAGAAGGAACCCAGACAGAAAGCGCACCTACGAGGCGAGGAGGACCCCGCCAAGGGCCCGAGctgaaggaaggagagaggggAGTAGACCGCtgaggcacaactttgtggtggagctcaaagacctcatcgttgtgcccaacatagcagacaggttgaggccaccagcGAAGTCTGACAAAATTCTGGGGCCTCACAAGGAGtcgtggtgcgaattccacgaagcatttggacatcatattaacaactgtttggcgctgggctaCCAGTTGGATGAACTGTTGAAGAGTGGCTTCCTAAAGGATTACCTCGTAGGATCCCCTACAACGGAAGCCACGGCAGTACAAGAGGAGGGTCAGGCACACGAGATGCTAGTCCATGGAGAGGTTCACACCATTTCTGGTTGA